A genomic segment from Desulfurispirillum indicum S5 encodes:
- a CDS encoding DUF502 domain-containing protein codes for MKIYRYCRQTMVTGLIVILPATVTILVAHFLFQKIDSSFSPLVTHALISLGIKLPHSYRIPGIGMVGLLLLLFVTGMLTKHYVGRSLFHYTEDLMGRLPFAGSIHSAMRQLLNAFGTANGRAFKQVVCVEYPKEGIYSIGFLSTNVENQLAEKIAGTEMVYVFIPTTPNPTSGLLIAVPRQNVMHLDMSVEEGIKLVVSAGIVTPGNTDKKKPA; via the coding sequence ATGAAAATCTATCGCTACTGCCGCCAGACTATGGTGACGGGCCTGATCGTCATCCTGCCCGCCACCGTCACCATTCTCGTCGCGCACTTTCTGTTCCAGAAAATCGACAGTTCCTTTTCCCCACTGGTCACCCATGCCCTCATATCACTGGGCATCAAACTTCCTCACAGTTACCGCATCCCGGGCATCGGAATGGTCGGTCTGCTGCTGTTGCTCTTTGTTACCGGCATGCTTACGAAACACTATGTGGGACGCAGCCTGTTTCACTACACCGAAGACCTTATGGGCCGCCTTCCCTTTGCCGGCTCCATTCACAGCGCCATGCGACAGCTGCTGAACGCCTTTGGCACCGCCAACGGACGCGCCTTCAAGCAGGTCGTCTGCGTGGAGTACCCCAAAGAGGGCATCTATTCCATTGGATTCCTGAGCACCAATGTGGAAAATCAACTGGCAGAGAAAATTGCCGGAACAGAGATGGTCTACGTCTTCATTCCCACCACCCCCAACCCCACCAGCGGACTGCTCATCGCCGTTCCCCGGCAGAACGTCATGCACCTGGACATGAGTGTGGAAGAGGGAATAAAACTGGTGGTCAGCGCGGGCATTGTCACTCCCGGCAATACAGACAAAAAAAAGCCCGCCTGA
- a CDS encoding class I SAM-dependent methyltransferase, with amino-acid sequence MSTSRLYSDLAWLWPLWGDATVEYADYCQHVAGLIRQYARRPVVSLLDLGCGGGKNVLNLKQEFDVTGLDLSPAMLAQARELNPECTFVQGDMRTSRLGRTFDAVLMDDAISHMTCRQDFEAAFRTASAHLHPGGVLIATPDVATENFCQNRTTTTTASRDGQDVVFVENVYDPDPSDEQYETTILYLIREQGKLRVESDHWTMGIFPLDTWREVLGASGFEVHEVRYVLDGDEYWVFAGVKQGL; translated from the coding sequence ATGAGCACCAGTCGCCTCTACTCTGATCTTGCCTGGCTGTGGCCCTTATGGGGCGATGCCACGGTGGAGTATGCCGATTACTGTCAGCATGTGGCGGGATTGATCCGCCAGTACGCCCGGCGTCCGGTGGTGTCACTGCTGGATTTGGGATGCGGGGGTGGGAAGAATGTTCTGAATCTGAAGCAGGAGTTTGATGTCACGGGACTGGATCTGAGTCCGGCAATGCTGGCCCAGGCGCGGGAGCTGAACCCGGAATGCACCTTTGTGCAGGGTGATATGCGTACAAGCCGCTTGGGGCGGACGTTTGACGCGGTGCTGATGGACGACGCCATTTCCCACATGACCTGTCGGCAGGATTTTGAGGCGGCTTTTCGCACGGCCTCTGCCCACCTGCACCCTGGCGGTGTACTGATCGCTACGCCCGATGTGGCGACGGAAAATTTCTGCCAGAACCGCACCACAACTACGACGGCCTCCCGTGACGGTCAGGATGTGGTTTTTGTCGAAAATGTCTACGACCCCGACCCCAGCGATGAGCAGTATGAAACCACCATTCTGTACCTGATTCGTGAGCAGGGGAAGCTGCGCGTGGAATCAGACCACTGGACCATGGGGATATTTCCACTGGATACGTGGCGGGAGGTTCTGGGCGCATCGGGTTTTGAGGTGCATGAGGTGCGATATGTGCTGGATGGTGATGAATACTGGGTGTTTGCCGGGGTGAAGCAAGGATTATGA
- a CDS encoding Na/Pi cotransporter family protein → MQPLDYINLLSGLMLLLYGISQVSANMQIIAGARLRTYLSTLTRNRLTGIITGTFATALLQSSSATTVITVTLVGSGLISFTASLGVLLGANIGTTLTVQLISFSLQDYALFMTGVGAGIRFFGKKDRTIYFGRLILGFGLIFLGMKFMGASVDPLRHNAQFLSYFVEGGVPKIFLVLGAFLFTAMVQASAATIALTLSFAASGLIDFHSAMYIVVGSNIGTGVTALLASFGSNLQARKTALANIIFNTLGALAIIPFLPYIHANFFTEGDIARNIANFHTLFNIALTIVFFPLIGLVAAMIDRLIKPRKVTTAPAEYFLDRSLQSSPDLAIQEARKLTINMTGMCREMLTSSFALIDRYEIDRSWKIQNMDDRLDAMNLDIRLYLTSLSHREMNPAESNLLFDTINYATTLEYVGDVLVKNVIKLSRKLNREKIRLSEEGYRELQELEAMTLENFDLCHQLYLTSQRSLHVQLQDNHQKVRKKENQLMQSHIQRLQQGLQASVATTTVHTDLVANLERINSHLCRFEPLTMVDDKAAEEA, encoded by the coding sequence TTGCAACCACTTGACTACATCAACCTCCTCAGCGGCCTGATGCTCCTGCTCTACGGCATCTCCCAGGTCAGTGCCAATATGCAGATCATAGCCGGTGCCAGGTTGCGCACCTATCTTTCCACCCTCACCCGCAACCGCCTGACAGGCATTATCACCGGCACCTTTGCCACAGCTCTGCTGCAGAGTTCATCGGCCACGACCGTGATCACCGTAACCCTTGTCGGCAGCGGTCTGATATCCTTTACCGCTTCGCTGGGAGTGCTGCTGGGTGCCAATATCGGCACCACCCTCACCGTACAGCTCATCTCCTTCAGCCTCCAGGATTATGCCCTGTTCATGACGGGGGTCGGTGCCGGCATCCGTTTTTTCGGCAAGAAAGACCGCACCATCTATTTCGGCCGCCTGATCCTGGGTTTTGGACTTATATTCCTGGGTATGAAATTCATGGGCGCCAGTGTTGATCCCCTGCGCCACAACGCCCAGTTCCTCTCCTATTTCGTTGAAGGGGGCGTGCCGAAAATCTTCCTGGTACTGGGCGCCTTTCTCTTTACCGCCATGGTGCAGGCATCGGCAGCCACCATCGCCCTGACCCTCTCCTTCGCCGCCAGCGGCCTGATCGACTTTCACTCCGCCATGTATATCGTCGTCGGCTCCAATATCGGCACCGGGGTCACCGCTCTGCTGGCCAGCTTCGGCTCCAACCTCCAGGCCCGCAAGACAGCCCTGGCCAATATCATATTCAATACCCTCGGCGCCCTGGCCATCATCCCCTTCCTGCCCTACATTCACGCCAACTTCTTTACGGAAGGGGATATTGCCCGCAATATCGCCAACTTCCACACCCTGTTCAATATCGCCCTGACCATCGTTTTTTTTCCGCTGATCGGACTGGTAGCCGCCATGATTGACCGCCTGATCAAGCCACGCAAAGTGACCACCGCTCCCGCCGAATATTTCCTTGACCGTTCCCTCCAGTCCTCGCCAGACCTGGCGATCCAGGAAGCCCGCAAACTCACCATCAACATGACGGGCATGTGCCGTGAAATGCTCACCAGCAGCTTTGCCCTGATAGATCGCTACGAAATCGACCGCTCCTGGAAAATCCAGAACATGGACGACCGCCTGGACGCCATGAACCTGGACATCCGCCTCTACCTCACCAGCCTCTCCCACCGCGAAATGAACCCGGCAGAATCCAACCTGCTCTTTGACACCATCAACTACGCCACCACCCTGGAATATGTGGGCGATGTCCTGGTGAAGAACGTCATCAAGCTTTCCCGCAAATTGAATCGCGAAAAAATCCGCCTCAGCGAAGAAGGCTACCGGGAACTGCAGGAACTGGAAGCCATGACCCTGGAAAACTTCGACCTGTGCCACCAGCTCTACCTGACCAGTCAGCGCTCCCTCCATGTGCAGCTGCAGGATAACCACCAGAAGGTGCGCAAAAAAGAAAACCAGCTGATGCAATCCCATATTCAGCGCCTGCAGCAGGGCCTGCAGGCCTCCGTCGCCACCACCACCGTGCACACCGACCTGGTGGCCAACCTGGAACGCATCAATTCCCACCTGTGCCGCTTTGAACCGCTGACCATGGTTGACGATAAAGCCGCAGAGGAAGCGTAA
- a CDS encoding VOC family protein, whose translation MSIESASLTVVTNHLPQTRLFYEAHFGAYSVFDCAWYVVLRFKSSSGQEICLIEPQSGMNVFAGGAFLNLQVKDVDQLHARLSAAGLSPVVPLEDHPWGDRGFGVLDPAGLIVYCYQSIAPAAEFQKYFIINP comes from the coding sequence ATGAGCATTGAGTCTGCGAGTCTGACCGTAGTCACGAACCATCTTCCACAAACCCGCCTTTTCTATGAAGCCCACTTTGGGGCATACTCGGTTTTTGATTGCGCCTGGTATGTTGTGCTCCGCTTCAAATCCTCTTCTGGACAGGAAATTTGTCTGATAGAGCCACAATCAGGCATGAATGTATTCGCCGGGGGAGCTTTTTTGAATCTTCAGGTAAAGGATGTTGACCAATTACACGCCAGGTTGAGTGCCGCAGGACTGTCGCCAGTTGTCCCCTTAGAGGACCATCCGTGGGGAGACCGCGGTTTTGGCGTCCTTGACCCAGCTGGTCTCATCGTCTACTGCTACCAGTCGATTGCTCCAGCCGCAGAGTTTCAGAAATACTTCATAATCAACCCCTGA
- a CDS encoding GNAT family N-acetyltransferase, with product MIIESILEAPGLTSLHKTIKTEKLVNYLVHTKMRKFTPKYPFVIENSKYLVRTALDGEDLEKVLTLRHDVFYSEMLKKNRPLQIDIDNFDFICDHLMIIDKATGSCIGTYRVNSSRFSSSFYSATEFSIGNILALPGHKLELGRACIHRDYRNSYMIALLWKAVGHYIQLTKSTYIFGCSSIQTTALDEIASLHLYLKWKHRCSANEKVLPRRKFRISGLDAYAEFVGAIQDSFAEDARKQIPTLLKFYLKSGAVICGEPALDRKFACVDFFTLLDTTKLNNRIEEKFSGV from the coding sequence ATGATCATCGAAAGCATTCTTGAAGCTCCTGGCCTTACCTCACTGCACAAGACCATCAAAACCGAAAAACTGGTGAACTATCTGGTTCACACAAAAATGCGCAAGTTCACACCCAAATATCCCTTCGTCATTGAAAACAGCAAGTACCTGGTACGAACTGCCCTTGACGGCGAAGACCTGGAAAAGGTACTGACCCTCAGACACGACGTCTTCTACAGCGAGATGCTCAAGAAAAACAGGCCCCTGCAGATCGATATCGACAACTTCGACTTCATCTGCGACCACCTGATGATCATCGATAAGGCGACCGGGAGCTGTATCGGCACCTATCGGGTCAACTCATCTCGCTTCAGCAGCTCCTTCTACTCTGCCACAGAATTCTCCATCGGCAACATCCTGGCCCTGCCCGGCCACAAGCTTGAACTGGGTCGTGCCTGCATCCACCGCGACTACCGCAACAGCTACATGATCGCCCTGCTCTGGAAAGCCGTCGGGCACTATATCCAGCTCACCAAAAGCACTTATATCTTCGGCTGCTCAAGCATTCAGACCACTGCCCTGGATGAAATCGCCTCATTGCACCTCTACCTGAAGTGGAAGCATCGCTGCAGCGCCAACGAAAAAGTTCTCCCCCGCCGAAAATTCCGCATCAGCGGATTGGACGCCTACGCTGAATTTGTCGGGGCCATCCAGGACAGCTTTGCCGAAGATGCCAGAAAGCAGATTCCGACCCTGTTGAAATTCTATCTGAAATCGGGTGCGGTCATCTGCGGCGAGCCTGCACTGGATCGCAAATTCGCCTGTGTGGACTTCTTCACCCTGCTGGACACCACAAAACTCAATAACCGCATTGAGGAGAAATTCTCCGGAGTATGA
- a CDS encoding lysophospholipid acyltransferase family protein, with protein sequence MNPLLKYPLVVLSLVAYALTGWIVQNLPLQAHRRKRLCAETTTRYCRWGLRLLGIHVSHHGAPQPGTAASACIVVSNHLSYVDILVIAAQHPTLFVSSTEVERSPLLGFLARCGGTIFVDRRNPRNIHQEQQIIASWVEQGLRVCIFPEATTSDGSSVLPFRSGLLEIACQRHFTIQPLCLCYHTINSRQANQAELDVICYYGDMEFLAHVRRLLQTRSVHVSMTFMEPVYSASGTRRKELSDNLHKRISSTYISARTEHASTLLP encoded by the coding sequence ATGAACCCCCTGCTGAAATACCCCCTGGTAGTGCTCTCTCTGGTCGCCTATGCCCTGACGGGGTGGATAGTGCAGAATCTCCCCCTTCAGGCGCACAGGCGCAAGCGACTGTGCGCTGAAACCACCACCAGATACTGCCGGTGGGGGCTGCGCCTGCTGGGCATCCACGTCAGCCACCATGGCGCCCCCCAGCCAGGCACAGCCGCGTCTGCCTGTATCGTTGTCAGTAACCATCTCTCTTATGTTGACATCCTCGTTATCGCGGCTCAACACCCCACACTCTTCGTATCATCAACGGAAGTGGAACGCTCACCCCTGCTGGGTTTTCTGGCTCGCTGCGGTGGCACCATCTTTGTGGATCGGCGCAATCCCCGCAATATCCACCAGGAGCAGCAGATTATTGCGTCATGGGTAGAACAGGGCCTGCGCGTCTGTATTTTTCCGGAAGCCACAACCTCCGATGGCAGCAGTGTTCTCCCCTTTCGCAGTGGACTGCTGGAGATCGCCTGTCAGCGACATTTCACCATCCAGCCTCTTTGCCTCTGTTATCACACCATCAACTCCAGGCAGGCCAACCAGGCTGAACTTGATGTCATCTGCTATTATGGGGATATGGAATTCCTGGCCCATGTCAGGCGACTGCTCCAGACCCGATCCGTACATGTCTCCATGACTTTCATGGAGCCCGTATACAGTGCTTCGGGCACCAGACGCAAGGAGTTGTCAGACAACCTGCACAAACGCATCAGCAGTACGTACATCAGTGCGCGCACCGAACACGCCAGCACGCTGCTGCCCTGA
- a CDS encoding universal stress protein, whose product MLEFKKILVPVDMSDFSLKALEEAISLAKKCDASITILNVLGDSFYTSNYIRILELEDITASVTRQMDEQLQQLAQKYASSGVAIDAVLKQGNASQVICDFARDGNYDLIVIATHGYSGLNSILIGSVTEKVVRMATCPVLTLRIENN is encoded by the coding sequence ATGTTAGAGTTCAAAAAAATCCTTGTTCCGGTGGACATGAGCGATTTTTCCCTGAAAGCTTTGGAGGAGGCGATTTCCCTGGCCAAGAAATGTGATGCCAGTATTACCATCCTGAATGTGCTGGGGGATTCTTTCTACACCAGCAATTACATCCGCATTCTTGAGCTGGAGGATATTACGGCTTCGGTGACTCGCCAGATGGATGAGCAGCTGCAGCAGCTGGCTCAGAAGTACGCTTCTTCTGGTGTCGCCATTGACGCGGTGCTCAAGCAGGGCAATGCTTCCCAGGTTATCTGTGATTTTGCCAGGGATGGAAATTACGATCTGATTGTGATTGCCACTCACGGTTACTCTGGCTTGAACAGCATTCTGATTGGCAGTGTGACGGAAAAGGTGGTTCGCATGGCCACCTGTCCGGTGCTGACCCTGCGCATAGAGAACAACTGA
- a CDS encoding ATP-binding protein, with amino-acid sequence MQKRKSLARHIFLPVLALSALSIIAVNVLMYASLFSAVEKNLRDGMASVINSHLHVHFDYYIDQIVTDMRFTTQRFFLDEQWRDSDAFSEHIEQLKDRYHAAEVFMYCPASGTSYVNPQGLSRSSWELSSPARPVFSIHSDQRKARLSVPAENGSNDCGFMGMDFSLETVLEQVDFDVLGQVSRYVIFDQGQAWFSGEHSDNRRWLELVRQKRVAGTHFFPSLNGRDKAFTFITPLQDIGWYLAVEIPRSQFTRNYYLTFQWISLIIVLFIVLLVIAILAILYLRVKKPLSSIIEALRSYDPAAPFDFKALSSFSREYHDIAFAFSFMDGRLKNTYAQLQRSQQHLQQVNQSLEQLVASKTWELEEKIREIQVINQDLSQAKEDAIQSLNIRSEFMANVSHELKTPLNSIINFTDQILEDFDEMLSDDELQAEYHGYLERVLSNARHLLALINDLLLYSKADSSKLDYEMEWQNVVPLLGDCLEDFHPMAQQKHIQLHLEVPKKLYVCIDELRFLQVLQNLISNAIKFTDSGSVNVRASDETGRVVVEVADTGRGIPTEKMPVIFDPFSQLNRFDQGTGLGLGLVKKMCEGMDIRIEIDSEVGRGTTFRLLFDRTPPAQ; translated from the coding sequence ATGCAGAAAAGAAAATCTCTTGCTCGTCACATCTTCCTGCCGGTTCTGGCTCTCAGCGCACTCTCCATCATCGCGGTAAATGTCCTGATGTATGCCTCTTTGTTTTCCGCTGTGGAGAAAAATTTGCGCGATGGCATGGCATCGGTGATCAACAGCCACCTCCATGTCCATTTTGATTATTATATTGACCAGATAGTCACGGATATGCGCTTTACCACTCAGCGGTTCTTTCTGGATGAGCAGTGGCGTGACAGTGATGCCTTCTCTGAGCATATCGAACAATTAAAAGACAGATACCATGCCGCAGAGGTTTTTATGTACTGCCCTGCCAGTGGAACCTCTTATGTGAACCCGCAAGGGCTTTCCCGTTCTTCATGGGAGCTTTCTTCGCCAGCGCGCCCAGTATTTTCCATTCACTCCGATCAGCGTAAGGCGCGGTTGTCGGTTCCTGCTGAAAATGGAAGCAATGATTGCGGTTTTATGGGTATGGATTTTTCTCTGGAGACGGTGTTGGAACAGGTTGATTTTGATGTCCTGGGCCAGGTCTCCCGCTACGTGATTTTTGACCAGGGGCAGGCGTGGTTCAGTGGGGAGCACTCCGACAACCGGCGCTGGCTGGAACTGGTTCGGCAAAAAAGGGTTGCCGGAACGCATTTTTTTCCATCGCTCAACGGACGCGACAAAGCCTTTACCTTCATAACTCCCCTGCAGGATATCGGCTGGTACCTGGCGGTGGAAATCCCCCGCTCCCAGTTTACCCGCAATTACTATCTGACCTTTCAGTGGATTTCCCTCATCATCGTCCTGTTTATTGTGCTGTTGGTCATCGCCATTCTGGCGATCCTCTACCTGCGCGTCAAAAAACCCCTCAGTTCCATTATTGAAGCACTGCGGAGTTATGATCCCGCTGCCCCCTTTGACTTCAAGGCTCTTTCCAGCTTCAGCCGTGAGTATCACGATATCGCCTTTGCCTTTTCGTTCATGGATGGGCGCCTGAAAAACACCTATGCCCAGCTCCAGCGTTCGCAGCAGCATCTGCAGCAAGTCAACCAGAGTCTTGAACAGCTGGTGGCCAGTAAGACCTGGGAGCTTGAAGAGAAGATCCGCGAGATCCAGGTTATCAACCAGGATCTCAGCCAGGCCAAGGAAGACGCTATTCAGAGCCTGAATATCCGCTCGGAGTTCATGGCCAATGTCTCCCATGAGCTGAAGACACCGCTGAACTCCATCATCAACTTTACGGATCAGATCCTTGAAGACTTTGATGAGATGCTCAGCGACGACGAACTGCAGGCGGAGTACCATGGCTACCTGGAGCGCGTCCTCTCCAACGCCAGGCATCTGCTGGCCCTGATCAATGATCTCCTGCTCTATTCGAAAGCCGACTCCAGCAAGCTGGACTACGAGATGGAGTGGCAGAATGTGGTGCCTCTCCTGGGGGACTGCCTGGAGGATTTCCACCCCATGGCCCAGCAGAAGCATATTCAGCTGCACCTTGAAGTGCCGAAAAAGCTGTACGTCTGTATTGATGAACTGCGTTTTCTGCAGGTACTGCAGAACCTGATTTCCAACGCCATCAAGTTCACCGACAGTGGTAGCGTCAACGTGCGTGCCAGCGACGAAACGGGCCGCGTCGTGGTGGAGGTCGCCGATACCGGACGTGGTATTCCCACCGAGAAAATGCCGGTGATTTTCGACCCGTTCTCCCAGCTCAACCGCTTCGATCAGGGCACCGGGCTGGGGCTTGGCCTGGTGAAGAAAATGTGCGAGGGAATGGATATCCGTATCGAAATAGACTCAGAAGTAGGGCGTGGAACCACATTCCGACTTCTCTTTGACAGAACGCCTCCAGCACAGTAG
- a CDS encoding EAL domain-containing protein — MGQESYRILIVDDIEDNRLAIKAALRKQEYTFLDAHNGQEGFDQAVAHMPDLIITDAMMPQVDGFEMTRQLREQEKTRRIPVLMISALDEKRDKLRALETGVDDFISKPFDKTELRVRCRAFIKSSLLNRQYVLATKNPLSGFANRTALLEDLRSQRHTALFILAIDSYEEFHEIHAREMVDSIELEFAQRLYSAVPHSFDMPLNLYHFGDGEFALLLKNGTSEVGPERASGICQQLHDLVQRGSITINQNDFEISVTIGYSISSRNTYENARMALRYAQKTRRPHVLAEEIQEQVHQSVQHNFNWLRKLKEAIQDDNIVAYYQPLLNNATNTIERYESLVRLIDEDGTVHSPFHFLPVAKSSRYYFFLTQSVVEQSFDIFADSEAGFSINLTKDDIEQDFIRGFLLKKIMENPETAKRLTFEFVEDESLQNFGQVKKFIDQIKQYGVKIAIDDFGSGYSNFERLLELQADVLKIDGSLVKDIDHNPVKRHIVETIKTFADKTNMQTVAEFVSSEEIFRIVREIGIDYSQGYYVSPPQPRIK; from the coding sequence ATGGGGCAGGAGTCGTATCGCATATTGATCGTCGATGATATAGAAGATAACCGGCTTGCCATCAAAGCCGCTCTGCGCAAGCAGGAGTACACCTTTCTGGATGCCCACAACGGCCAGGAGGGCTTTGACCAGGCAGTTGCGCATATGCCCGATCTCATCATCACCGACGCCATGATGCCCCAGGTGGACGGCTTCGAGATGACCCGCCAGCTGCGCGAACAGGAAAAGACCCGCCGCATTCCCGTCCTCATGATCTCGGCCCTGGACGAAAAACGGGACAAGCTGCGGGCGCTGGAAACCGGCGTGGACGATTTCATCTCCAAGCCCTTTGATAAAACGGAGCTGCGCGTACGCTGCCGGGCCTTTATCAAGAGCTCCCTGCTGAATCGCCAGTACGTCCTGGCAACCAAGAATCCCCTCTCAGGATTTGCCAACCGCACCGCCTTGCTGGAAGACCTGCGCAGTCAGCGGCACACCGCCCTTTTTATCCTGGCCATAGACAGTTACGAAGAGTTCCATGAAATACATGCCAGGGAAATGGTGGACTCCATTGAACTGGAGTTCGCCCAGCGGCTTTACAGTGCGGTACCGCACTCCTTTGACATGCCCCTGAACCTCTACCATTTTGGCGACGGAGAGTTTGCCCTGCTGCTGAAAAATGGTACCAGCGAAGTGGGGCCTGAAAGGGCTTCGGGCATCTGTCAGCAGCTGCACGACCTGGTGCAGCGCGGCTCCATCACCATCAATCAGAATGACTTTGAAATCAGCGTCACCATCGGTTACTCCATCAGCTCGCGCAACACCTATGAAAATGCCCGTATGGCACTGCGCTACGCCCAGAAAACACGGAGACCCCATGTCCTGGCCGAAGAAATACAGGAGCAGGTGCACCAAAGCGTGCAGCACAACTTCAACTGGCTGCGTAAACTCAAGGAAGCCATCCAGGACGACAACATTGTCGCCTACTACCAGCCCCTGCTCAATAACGCCACCAATACCATTGAGCGCTATGAGTCGCTGGTGCGCCTGATCGACGAAGATGGCACCGTGCACTCACCCTTCCACTTCCTGCCCGTGGCCAAATCGTCGCGCTACTACTTTTTCCTCACCCAGAGTGTCGTGGAACAGTCATTTGATATCTTTGCAGACAGCGAGGCCGGCTTTTCCATCAACCTCACCAAAGATGACATCGAACAGGATTTTATCCGCGGCTTCCTGCTCAAAAAAATCATGGAAAACCCCGAAACCGCAAAGAGACTGACCTTCGAATTCGTCGAAGATGAGTCCCTGCAGAATTTCGGACAAGTGAAGAAGTTTATCGATCAGATTAAACAGTACGGCGTGAAAATCGCCATAGACGACTTCGGCAGCGGCTACTCAAACTTTGAACGCCTGCTGGAGCTGCAGGCCGACGTACTGAAAATCGACGGCAGCCTGGTCAAGGACATCGACCACAACCCCGTCAAGCGACATATCGTCGAAACCATCAAGACCTTCGCTGACAAGACAAACATGCAGACCGTCGCCGAGTTTGTCTCCAGCGAGGAGATCTTCCGCATCGTCCGGGAAATCGGCATCGACTATTCCCAGGGCTACTACGTCTCTCCCCCCCAGCCACGCATCAAGTGA